A genome region from Bacteroides stercoris ATCC 43183 includes the following:
- a CDS encoding relaxase/mobilization nuclease domain-containing protein, which produces MIGKIKKGKSFGGCIRYVMGKDNAEIIDSDGVLLGNIREITDSFDYQRELNPKIKQPVGHIALSFKPEDKALLTDEFMAKIAQEYMELMEIKNTQFILVRHHNTDNPHCHLVYNRIGYDGKVISSQSDYKRNEIATKLLKDKYGLTYAEGKGKTNVEKLHASERVKYEIFNAVKAALKHSKTWKEFNDYLLRRGIRLEFVKRTREIKKLEDIQGIRFTKDGQTFKASQISREFSFARLNAQLSWKTSESQQASERKVQQRIPDGGHLLESTGPGLFSPKSDTAPEEPLPQEELLRRRRKKKRRKGFGL; this is translated from the coding sequence ATGATTGGAAAGATCAAGAAAGGGAAATCCTTCGGCGGCTGTATCCGCTACGTGATGGGCAAGGACAACGCGGAAATCATTGACTCAGATGGTGTATTGCTGGGAAATATCCGGGAAATAACGGACAGTTTCGACTACCAGCGGGAGCTTAATCCGAAGATAAAACAGCCTGTCGGGCACATCGCATTGAGTTTCAAGCCGGAAGACAAGGCATTGCTGACAGATGAATTTATGGCTAAAATAGCCCAGGAATATATGGAACTGATGGAAATAAAGAACACTCAGTTCATCCTGGTAAGGCATCATAACACAGACAATCCGCACTGCCACCTGGTCTATAACCGCATCGGATATGATGGCAAGGTAATCTCTTCCCAAAGCGATTACAAGCGTAATGAAATCGCCACAAAATTGCTTAAGGACAAGTACGGGCTGACATATGCGGAGGGCAAGGGCAAGACTAATGTGGAGAAACTCCATGCTTCGGAGCGTGTGAAATACGAAATCTTCAATGCCGTCAAGGCAGCTTTGAAGCATTCCAAAACATGGAAAGAGTTCAACGATTACCTGCTTCGCCGGGGTATCAGGCTGGAATTTGTAAAACGTACCAGGGAGATAAAAAAGCTGGAGGACATACAAGGAATCCGGTTCACCAAGGACGGACAAACCTTCAAGGCTTCGCAAATCAGCCGGGAGTTCAGCTTTGCCAGGCTGAATGCCCAATTGAGTTGGAAGACTTCGGAATCCCAACAGGCATCCGAACGCAAAGTGCAGCAAAGAATACCGGACGGAGGCCATCTTCTGGAAAGTACGGGACCTGGACTGTTCAGTCCAAAAAGCGACACCGCTCCCGAAGAGCCGTTACCTCAGGAAGAACTCTTGCGCAGACGCAGGAAAAAGAAAAGGAGGAAAGGATTCGGGCTGTAG
- a CDS encoding plasmid mobilization protein: MNDRKKNRPRGRPKISGVCKLSKAVTVKFSKIDYERLCRRSRQANLTLAEFLRVSAFETTITARHSAEETAVIRSLTGMANNLNQLTRLSHQTGFHRTQRTVTELLQKLKEIIIRYRHGERRPS, encoded by the coding sequence ATGAATGACAGAAAGAAAAACAGACCGAGGGGACGCCCCAAAATAAGCGGAGTGTGCAAACTCAGCAAAGCCGTTACAGTGAAATTCTCCAAGATAGACTACGAGCGGCTATGCCGACGCAGCAGACAGGCTAACCTCACGCTGGCGGAATTTCTCCGCGTATCAGCCTTTGAGACGACGATAACGGCCAGACACTCTGCCGAGGAGACGGCCGTCATACGCAGTCTTACGGGTATGGCGAACAACCTGAACCAGCTGACCCGGCTGTCCCATCAGACCGGATTCCACCGTACCCAAAGGACGGTAACAGAACTTCTGCAGAAACTCAAGGAGATTATTATCCGGTATAGGCACGGAGAAAGGAGGCCGTCATGA
- a CDS encoding DUF3408 domain-containing protein, giving the protein MATKKKLTKEEWEAMTGTDMSLILPSDGNIETVLESSLNDTGKEKSEGTVEQTDFISENLQPSTGKEEAVPTSQRRISTRQRKLSLDEYRKTFLQVPRIEDRKPVFVSGEVRDRLDEFVRRLGGRKMSVSGLLENIARQHLEIYSEDFEQWRKL; this is encoded by the coding sequence ATGGCAACAAAAAAGAAATTGACCAAAGAAGAATGGGAGGCCATGACAGGTACGGACATGTCACTCATACTCCCGTCAGATGGCAACATTGAAACTGTCCTGGAATCATCCTTGAATGATACCGGGAAAGAGAAGTCAGAAGGAACGGTAGAACAGACCGACTTCATATCCGAGAACCTGCAACCGTCAACAGGAAAAGAGGAAGCCGTTCCAACGTCTCAACGTCGTATAAGCACTAGGCAGAGGAAACTTTCTCTGGACGAATACAGGAAAACCTTTCTTCAGGTTCCGAGAATCGAAGACCGCAAGCCCGTATTTGTTAGCGGCGAGGTACGTGACAGGCTGGACGAGTTTGTCCGCAGGTTGGGAGGACGTAAAATGAGCGTTTCAGGACTGCTTGAGAACATCGCCCGGCAACATCTTGAAATCTATTCGGAGGACTTCGAGCAGTGGCGAAAGCTGTAA
- a CDS encoding helix-turn-helix domain-containing protein gives MKTMEIISFEKRTFEEIAAKLDRFVQRVESLCREHGGKETSEWMDNHEVCRRLRISPRTLQTLRDNGTLAFAKIGNRTYYRPDDVERVVGNVEEKRKEARWKGKTI, from the coding sequence ATGAAGACAATGGAAATCATCAGCTTTGAAAAAAGGACTTTCGAGGAGATTGCCGCCAAACTGGATCGCTTCGTGCAGCGAGTGGAAAGTCTGTGCCGTGAACACGGCGGAAAGGAAACAAGTGAATGGATGGACAACCACGAGGTCTGCCGCAGGTTGCGTATCAGTCCGAGAACCTTGCAGACCCTGAGGGATAACGGGACACTTGCCTTTGCAAAAATCGGGAACCGGACTTACTACCGTCCTGACGATGTAGAGCGAGTGGTCGGGAATGTAGAGGAAAAGCGTAAGGAAGCCCGCTGGAAAGGCAAGACCATTTGA
- a CDS encoding helix-turn-helix domain-containing protein, with the protein MSNEIREKDHEWVKTFHSNFDRLLALLEKLLEKRQPSAYGDELLTDKEVAYLLKVSRRTLQDYRNNGILPYTQVGGKILYRASDIEKALMKGYKEAYRYKRS; encoded by the coding sequence ATGAGTAATGAAATCAGAGAAAAGGACCATGAGTGGGTAAAAACGTTCCACTCGAATTTCGACAGGCTGCTGGCCCTGCTCGAAAAGTTATTAGAAAAACGGCAACCGTCCGCCTATGGCGATGAACTGCTGACGGACAAGGAAGTGGCATACCTGCTGAAAGTGAGCCGGAGAACCTTGCAGGACTACCGCAACAACGGCATTCTGCCTTACACGCAGGTAGGCGGCAAGATTCTCTACCGGGCTTCCGACATAGAAAAGGCACTGATGAAAGGGTACAAGGAAGCGTACAGATACAAAAGAAGCTGA
- a CDS encoding DUF3825 domain-containing protein — MEELEIRALLEGAYALTPTLPGNYLRYDEFRTCFNKLVEKRNNVPLDVEKLLESYYPKAKYEPCYQPQGTGEVFKAFRIAPNYLKITNALKEKIEAAFASVVSDDDGWIPFAAIGSKVAKDEYLKMGFIGIRQAVECLFRKRIEFRIGDPSKHEAPVKARDLKKLGIKSPTSTVAIRVSSQTLSLKQGSYIGESISNFAYFPKPKDKPDILGWDAAINDLAVNLALDERWYYDEKDKLAKPILKNYLSYTFERLQYEDEEEIERSKKEVRKPILKILTNEDNAVWNTGLVDNIYDPIYAFFQKNNGKNPAVIQPWVFLGFGTANSYYQKIITDFPYKPKRAQYFDDPRELFYDITAQRPTLDWNHFIKENIERLPVGFIKKGATDGFQFIEDPAALPKPQREAYYKKLADAIFEDDDWKQFLTTRFSNALDIALSRVAWNYKTAIPVYYVKDHKMQLLLPLALEHKGTIDVALVCNHKYDKEKEVNNYEGRTIFTMEMAYNNARLITRPDSDWLMADMCARK, encoded by the coding sequence ATGGAAGAATTAGAAATTAGAGCTCTGCTTGAGGGCGCTTATGCGCTGACCCCGACATTACCGGGAAACTATTTAAGGTATGATGAGTTCAGAACTTGTTTTAACAAACTTGTTGAGAAACGCAACAATGTTCCTCTGGACGTAGAAAAATTATTGGAGAGTTATTATCCAAAAGCAAAGTATGAGCCTTGTTATCAACCCCAGGGTACGGGTGAGGTATTTAAGGCTTTTCGTATCGCCCCTAACTATTTGAAAATTACAAACGCACTGAAAGAGAAGATAGAAGCAGCTTTCGCAAGTGTTGTTTCTGATGATGATGGATGGATTCCTTTTGCTGCGATTGGCTCCAAAGTAGCAAAAGATGAATATTTAAAAATGGGATTCATTGGTATCCGACAAGCTGTGGAATGTTTGTTTCGTAAGCGTATCGAATTCCGTATTGGAGATCCATCAAAACATGAAGCTCCGGTAAAAGCACGTGATTTAAAGAAATTAGGGATTAAATCACCAACTTCTACGGTAGCCATAAGGGTGTCATCCCAGACTCTCAGTCTAAAACAAGGATCTTACATAGGAGAATCTATTAGTAATTTCGCCTATTTCCCCAAACCCAAAGATAAACCCGATATCTTAGGGTGGGATGCTGCTATTAATGACTTGGCTGTCAATTTGGCATTAGACGAACGTTGGTATTATGATGAAAAAGACAAGTTGGCAAAACCCATTCTAAAGAATTATCTTTCTTACACTTTTGAACGACTCCAATACGAAGATGAAGAGGAGATAGAAAGATCTAAAAAAGAAGTCAGAAAGCCAATTTTAAAAATTCTTACTAATGAAGACAATGCTGTTTGGAATACAGGATTGGTAGATAACATTTATGACCCGATTTATGCCTTTTTTCAGAAAAATAATGGTAAGAATCCGGCAGTCATTCAACCATGGGTGTTCTTAGGATTTGGGACCGCAAATAGTTACTATCAAAAAATTATAACAGATTTCCCATATAAACCTAAACGAGCTCAATATTTTGATGATCCCCGTGAATTATTCTATGATATTACTGCCCAAAGACCAACTTTAGACTGGAATCATTTTATAAAAGAAAATATAGAACGACTTCCTGTTGGATTTATAAAGAAAGGAGCAACAGATGGTTTCCAATTTATTGAAGACCCAGCAGCATTGCCCAAACCCCAACGAGAAGCCTATTATAAAAAACTAGCTGATGCGATTTTTGAAGATGATGATTGGAAACAATTTCTTACAACACGCTTCAGTAATGCTCTAGATATAGCTCTAAGTCGTGTAGCATGGAACTACAAAACAGCTATTCCAGTATATTATGTCAAGGATCATAAAATGCAACTTTTGCTTCCATTAGCACTTGAGCATAAGGGAACAATAGACGTAGCTCTTGTATGTAACCATAAATACGATAAAGAAAAAGAAGTAAACAATTACGAAGGAAGGACCATATTCACAATGGAAATGGCATATAATAATGCACGATTGATTACTAGACCAGACAGTGATTGGTTGATGGCAGACATGTGTGCAAGGAAGTAA
- a CDS encoding site-specific integrase, producing the protein MRSTYKQLYYINRSKVKSDGTTSIMCRITIDGKAVVLSTGLYCQPEEWNSKKGEIKNNRLNGMLGEYKKRVDETYAELLKVNGVISAELLKTAMTGAVDIPKYILQAGEVERENLKIRSIQIDSTSSYRQSKMYHYYLGEYIRSLGKEDMLFTDITEEFGTNFILYLKTNYPHKPSYRNHCLCWLKRLVYLAVDNGILRYNPLDDIKYEKKAPTKLMYISKSQLQEIMSNPKQNPLQELARRTFIFSCFCGLAYVDVRNLYPHHIGTTAEGRKYIRTYRKKTSVESFIPLHPVAEQIISLYNMTDDSQPIFPLPIRSMIWFEIQELGFSLQFKHNLSYHQSRHTFGTLMVSAGVPMESISKMMGHTNIRTTQGYAKVTDDKISVDMDKLMEKRNLINEIKTFT; encoded by the coding sequence ATGAGAAGTACATATAAGCAATTGTATTATATAAACCGCAGTAAAGTCAAATCTGACGGGACTACATCAATCATGTGCCGTATTACAATAGACGGAAAGGCTGTTGTATTATCAACCGGGTTGTATTGCCAGCCGGAAGAGTGGAACAGCAAGAAAGGGGAAATCAAGAACAACAGACTGAACGGAATGCTTGGTGAATATAAGAAACGTGTAGATGAAACTTATGCTGAACTGTTGAAAGTAAACGGTGTCATCAGTGCAGAGTTGCTGAAAACAGCCATGACAGGAGCAGTTGACATCCCGAAGTACATATTACAGGCAGGGGAGGTGGAACGGGAAAATCTGAAAATCCGTTCCATTCAGATAGATTCAACCTCCAGTTACAGACAATCAAAAATGTATCATTACTATCTGGGGGAATACATCCGTTCTCTAGGCAAGGAGGACATGCTTTTTACAGATATTACCGAAGAGTTTGGCACCAATTTCATTTTGTATCTGAAAACAAATTATCCTCATAAGCCATCATACCGTAACCATTGTCTTTGCTGGCTGAAACGTCTGGTCTATCTTGCCGTGGATAACGGAATCTTGAGATATAATCCTTTGGATGATATAAAATATGAAAAGAAGGCACCTACAAAACTTATGTATATAAGCAAGAGCCAGCTTCAGGAGATAATGAGTAACCCAAAACAGAATCCATTACAGGAACTTGCAAGAAGAACCTTTATATTTTCATGTTTTTGCGGTTTGGCTTATGTTGATGTACGCAATCTCTATCCGCATCATATAGGTACAACTGCAGAAGGACGGAAATATATCAGAACATACCGCAAGAAAACAAGCGTTGAGTCATTTATACCATTGCACCCGGTAGCGGAGCAGATAATTTCCTTGTATAATATGACAGATGATAGTCAGCCCATTTTCCCGTTACCCATACGGAGTATGATTTGGTTTGAGATACAAGAATTGGGATTTTCGCTTCAGTTCAAGCATAACTTGTCATACCATCAAAGCCGTCATACTTTCGGTACCTTGATGGTTTCTGCCGGAGTTCCCATGGAAAGCATCTCAAAGATGATGGGACATACAAATATCAGAACTACACAAGGATACGCAAAAGTTACAGATGACAAGATTTCAGTGGATATGGATAAATTAATGGAGAAAAGAAATTTAATAAATGAAATAAAAACGTTTACTTAA
- a CDS encoding site-specific integrase: MKVEKFKVLLYLKKSGLDKFGKAPIMGRITVNNTMAQFSCKLSCTPELWNPRESRLNGKSKEAVDINAKIDWLLLSVNSAFDSLVERKIDFDATAVKELLQGSVETQMTLLKRLDMHIEDMRSRIGIDVAKSSMSTYIYTRRYLGEFIQKRFKTNDVAFGQLNEHIPWEFQDYILKDKGLAVDTVRHYLAILKKICRIAFKEGHAEKRYFVNFKLPQENRKPPRALSREDFEKIRDVVIPPERITHNIARDLFLFACYTGVPYADAVSITGDNIYKDDKGDLWLKYLRKKNEYLARVKLLPEAIALIEKYRSNDREELFPMIHHPNMRRHMKGLRDLAGISCDLVYHMGRHTFGSLITLEAGVPIETISKMLGHTNLTTTQLYARVTPKKLFEDMDKFIEATSDMKLVL; the protein is encoded by the coding sequence ATGAAAGTAGAAAAATTCAAGGTGTTGCTCTACCTGAAAAAGAGCGGTCTTGACAAATTCGGAAAGGCTCCGATAATGGGGAGAATAACGGTAAACAATACGATGGCGCAATTCAGTTGTAAGCTATCATGTACTCCGGAGTTATGGAATCCAAGAGAAAGCCGACTGAATGGAAAAAGTAAAGAAGCCGTTGATATTAATGCGAAAATTGACTGGCTCTTGCTTTCGGTCAATTCTGCATTTGATTCACTTGTTGAACGTAAGATTGATTTTGACGCAACTGCTGTCAAAGAGCTTTTGCAGGGAAGTGTAGAAACCCAGATGACTCTGTTGAAACGGCTTGATATGCATATAGAGGATATGCGCTCAAGAATCGGTATTGATGTGGCGAAAAGCTCCATGTCAACATACATTTACACCCGGAGGTATCTTGGCGAATTTATTCAAAAACGATTCAAGACAAATGATGTTGCTTTTGGACAGTTGAATGAACACATCCCATGGGAGTTTCAGGATTATATACTGAAGGACAAAGGACTTGCGGTAGATACGGTAAGACATTATCTGGCAATCCTGAAGAAAATCTGCCGGATTGCATTCAAGGAAGGACATGCGGAGAAGCGTTATTTTGTGAATTTCAAACTACCCCAAGAGAACAGGAAACCACCACGGGCTTTGAGTCGTGAGGATTTTGAAAAGATTCGTGATGTTGTAATACCACCGGAAAGAATCACTCATAATATAGCCAGGGATTTGTTTCTCTTTGCCTGTTATACAGGAGTTCCGTATGCGGATGCAGTTTCAATCACTGGAGATAATATATACAAGGACGATAAAGGCGACTTATGGTTAAAGTATCTGAGAAAGAAGAATGAATATCTGGCCCGCGTCAAATTGCTGCCGGAGGCTATCGCTCTTATAGAAAAATATCGTTCGAATGACAGGGAAGAACTTTTCCCGATGATACACCACCCCAATATGAGGCGACACATGAAAGGTTTGCGGGATCTGGCTGGCATAAGCTGTGACCTGGTCTATCACATGGGAAGACATACCTTCGGAAGTCTGATAACCCTTGAGGCTGGTGTTCCTATTGAAACAATCAGCAAAATGCTGGGTCATACCAATCTGACAACTACTCAGCTTTATGCAAGGGTAACTCCTAAAAAACTTTTCGAGGATATGGATAAATTCATCGAAGCAACGAGTGATATGAAACTGGTATTATAA
- a CDS encoding helix-turn-helix transcriptional regulator encodes MKAKRSQQDNIMNEVITFETMPKAMAYLINKVEALEKALLEKNETPTTPVDRWLNIDELKAYLPDHPAKATIYGWVSKREIPFHKGGKKLRFLQSDIDKWLSYGKRKSESELRDEANKYCKTKRIGD; translated from the coding sequence TTGAAAGCCAAACGGAGCCAGCAGGATAACATAATGAACGAAGTAATCACCTTTGAAACTATGCCTAAAGCAATGGCATACCTCATCAACAAAGTAGAGGCTTTAGAGAAAGCTCTATTAGAGAAGAACGAGACACCAACCACCCCTGTAGATAGATGGCTCAACATTGACGAACTCAAAGCCTATCTACCCGACCATCCGGCAAAAGCTACTATCTACGGATGGGTAAGCAAGCGAGAAATTCCATTTCACAAGGGAGGTAAGAAATTACGTTTCCTGCAATCCGACATTGACAAATGGTTATCCTATGGTAAACGAAAAAGCGAAAGCGAATTAAGGGATGAAGCTAACAAATATTGTAAAACCAAACGAATAGGAGACTAA
- a CDS encoding YfjI family protein — protein sequence MNISVNNKTLSDVLVLPIDGLSANAQEIIREVSEVYQCSRDIVLAAMFSAVGVAVGKKIRISDNKYFNYPCLWACAVAPSGSNKSTPVRFILQPLKDRDANEYKAYREELKGFKDSKDEHKERPIFRQLLLSDSTPEARNQVLSTSHNGILLYRDEIKGFLDDIGRYNKSGEVSQLLSVFDSDNIVINRKSDDTLLVEEPFMGVLGTIQPDVLADTFGNDLLMNNGFNQRWLFVYPDENPSAMYSEKSISKEVREAWSSYINALLDADFKAGGCDTVYIIDEAKRLYIEYYNELQVKKQSTDDSYMCAVYSKLQIIVERWALITHLLGDNTGMSRILPKEMEYSIRCMGYFERCAEKVYMKLTENRKQPEAKTMGKEEMIANVYHLTNPVSQSAVADAIGVSKQYISKCLKKYPKLTGCRLTDTESIDIQQDINKTASTL from the coding sequence ATGAACATAAGTGTAAATAATAAAACTTTGTCCGATGTGCTTGTATTACCTATTGACGGGCTTTCAGCAAATGCACAAGAGATAATTAGAGAAGTGTCGGAAGTGTATCAGTGTAGCCGTGATATAGTACTGGCTGCAATGTTTAGTGCGGTCGGTGTAGCAGTCGGCAAAAAAATAAGGATTTCCGATAACAAGTATTTTAACTATCCGTGTCTTTGGGCGTGTGCAGTCGCCCCGTCCGGTTCTAACAAGTCCACCCCTGTACGCTTCATTCTGCAACCTTTAAAGGATAGGGACGCAAACGAATACAAGGCATACAGGGAAGAGCTGAAGGGTTTCAAGGATTCAAAGGATGAGCATAAGGAAAGACCGATATTCAGGCAGTTGCTTTTAAGCGATTCCACACCCGAAGCGAGGAACCAGGTATTATCTACCAGCCATAACGGAATATTGCTTTACAGGGACGAAATAAAGGGCTTTCTTGACGATATAGGACGATATAACAAGAGTGGCGAGGTAAGCCAGTTATTATCGGTCTTTGATTCTGATAACATTGTAATAAACCGAAAGTCAGATGATACACTGTTAGTCGAAGAGCCATTTATGGGTGTTTTAGGAACAATTCAGCCTGACGTACTTGCGGACACATTCGGTAACGACCTGCTTATGAACAACGGCTTTAATCAAAGGTGGCTATTCGTTTACCCGGATGAAAATCCGTCTGCAATGTATTCGGAGAAGTCTATCAGCAAAGAGGTACGGGAAGCATGGAGCAGTTACATTAATGCTTTATTGGATGCAGATTTCAAGGCTGGTGGATGCGATACGGTCTATATCATTGATGAGGCAAAACGTCTCTATATCGAATACTATAACGAATTACAGGTAAAGAAGCAAAGTACGGATGATAGCTACATGTGTGCCGTATATTCAAAACTGCAAATCATAGTGGAACGCTGGGCTTTGATAACACACCTGTTAGGAGATAATACGGGTATGAGCCGTATTTTGCCGAAAGAAATGGAGTATTCAATCAGATGTATGGGTTACTTCGAGAGATGTGCGGAAAAGGTGTATATGAAGCTGACGGAAAACAGAAAACAGCCGGAAGCGAAAACAATGGGTAAAGAGGAAATGATAGCTAATGTTTACCATTTGACTAACCCGGTCAGTCAAAGCGCTGTTGCTGATGCGATTGGGGTTTCAAAGCAATACATATCAAAATGCCTAAAGAAATACCCTAAGTTGACAGGTTGTCGGTTGACAGATACTGAAAGCATTGATATACAACAAG